A genomic segment from uncultured Alistipes sp. encodes:
- a CDS encoding DUF4840 domain-containing protein, protein MRRVFLKNWMVAALFAAVSCGMVACDDDDDNGGTTPPPTEPDITAVCGEYTGTMAIVDVVAPVSDDGTDEPAGTSVDATVTNEAIEFANFPVRDLIVKILGTEDGVDEIIAAIGQIDYNVPYTAQISEDKASVAMTLKPEVLKLTLPGSGEEDPGTEIEVTIEATDGTYTLESKALEFGLAVAGVKVAGVDLPGFESFSLDFDLAKK, encoded by the coding sequence ATGAGACGTGTTTTTTTGAAAAACTGGATGGTAGCGGCTCTCTTCGCTGCAGTTAGCTGTGGAATGGTGGCATGCGACGATGATGACGACAATGGGGGAACGACTCCGCCGCCGACCGAACCCGATATTACGGCTGTTTGCGGTGAATATACCGGAACGATGGCTATCGTTGACGTTGTTGCACCCGTAAGTGACGACGGGACTGATGAACCTGCCGGAACATCGGTCGATGCTACGGTGACGAACGAGGCGATCGAGTTTGCCAATTTCCCGGTCCGCGATCTGATCGTCAAGATCCTCGGAACCGAGGATGGGGTCGACGAGATCATTGCGGCAATCGGCCAGATTGACTACAACGTGCCCTATACGGCCCAGATAAGTGAAGATAAGGCCTCCGTAGCCATGACCCTCAAGCCCGAAGTGCTGAAACTGACGCTACCCGGCAGTGGGGAAGAGGATCCTGGAACCGAAATTGAGGTGACCATCGAAGCGACGGATGGGACCTACACGCTGGAGTCGAAGGCACTCGAATTCGGGCTCGCTGTAGCGGGTGTGAAGGTGGCAGGCGTCGATCTTCCGGGTTTCGAATCGTTCTCGCTGGATTTCGACCTTGCAAAAAAATAG